The Palleronia sp. THAF1 genome window below encodes:
- a CDS encoding Hint domain-containing protein: MATIYDMIEVTSIASNTTYSTANGNVLGVVDGAFGTSLDDGEFDVGDFMNIQGVNYRIDAIGEPSSNGFFLEGDNTQTTFSPGSESNLDVVFLIVSSGGTTRRFIIPNDRFGDMNVQAVRTGGIQNVGGSDAAVIGTTNNNVQTVCFAAGTLIEGPNGVQTPVERMAHGDLVQTADHRLQEVRWIGCRKMTGQDLVDHPHLQPIRIARGSLGDGQPEDDLVVSPQHRVMVRSRIASRMYGEEEVLLPAKFLLGLDGVSVDAKSTITGVVYYHILFDRHEIVFANGCEAESLHTGPEALKSLPADAICEIRTLFPELNDIDYRAIGARTFAEGAKGRRLIERHAKNDMALCAHQLH; encoded by the coding sequence ATGGCAACGATCTATGATATGATCGAGGTTACCTCGATCGCTTCTAACACCACTTACTCTACGGCCAACGGAAACGTGTTGGGCGTCGTGGACGGGGCCTTCGGCACCTCACTGGACGATGGTGAGTTCGATGTCGGCGACTTTATGAACATTCAGGGCGTCAATTACAGGATCGACGCCATCGGAGAACCGTCTTCGAACGGTTTTTTCCTAGAAGGCGACAATACACAAACCACTTTCAGCCCCGGTTCGGAAAGCAACCTCGACGTCGTCTTTCTGATCGTATCAAGCGGTGGAACCACGCGTCGCTTCATCATCCCGAACGACAGGTTCGGCGACATGAACGTTCAAGCCGTGCGTACCGGCGGGATCCAGAACGTCGGCGGTAGTGATGCCGCTGTGATCGGCACGACAAACAACAATGTGCAGACCGTCTGTTTCGCCGCCGGAACCCTGATCGAAGGCCCGAATGGAGTGCAAACGCCCGTCGAACGAATGGCTCACGGTGATCTGGTTCAGACGGCCGATCACAGATTGCAGGAAGTGCGCTGGATCGGCTGCCGCAAGATGACCGGTCAAGACCTTGTCGACCACCCGCACCTGCAGCCGATCCGGATCGCGCGCGGCAGCCTGGGCGACGGGCAGCCGGAAGACGATCTGGTCGTCTCACCGCAGCACCGCGTCATGGTCCGGTCGCGGATCGCGAGCCGTATGTATGGCGAGGAAGAAGTGCTTTTGCCCGCTAAATTTCTGCTGGGGCTGGATGGCGTGAGCGTCGACGCGAAGAGCACAATCACCGGCGTCGTCTACTACCATATCCTGTTCGACCGCCATGAGATTGTTTTTGCGAACGGGTGCGAGGCGGAAAGCCTGCATACCGGCCCGGAGGCCCTGAAATCACTGCCCGCTGACGCGATCTGTGAGATCAGGACGCTCTTTCCCGAATTGAACGACATCGACTACCGCGCGATTGGCGCACGCACCTTCGCCGAAGGCGCCAAGGGCCGTCGCTTGATCGAGCGTCATGCGAAGAACGACATGGCCCTCTGCGCGCACCAGTTGCACTGA
- a CDS encoding BolA/IbaG family iron-sulfur metabolism protein, whose amino-acid sequence MPIEAREIEDLIRASFPDAQITITDLAGDGNHYAAEVVDPSFVGKNRVQQQRAVYAALKEKMQGSHGDLHALALTTRAPE is encoded by the coding sequence ATGCCCATCGAAGCCCGCGAGATCGAGGATTTGATCCGCGCCTCTTTTCCGGACGCGCAGATTACCATCACGGACCTGGCCGGCGACGGAAACCACTACGCCGCAGAAGTCGTGGACCCCAGTTTCGTGGGTAAGAACCGGGTGCAGCAGCAGCGCGCCGTCTATGCCGCGCTGAAAGAGAAGATGCAGGGCAGCCATGGCGATCTGCACGCGCTGGCGCTGACGACGCGAGCGCCTGAATGA